TAAGGGCTGTTGAGCCGAACGGCTGAAGTGAGCAAAACCAGAGAAAACATCATAACAAACAGTAAATACAGTAGATAGAATTATCTCTTTCTCTGCTTGAATTGTGTGCTGTTTGGACCTTTCCCTTTCTTGATTGCTTAAAAAAGAGCATGCAGCATAAAAATCAAGCCATCCTATTTCATCACTTACGACCTAGAAGGATGTTTTACATATATTAGAGAACTCATTTCTTTGTTTCCAATAAAACTACAATTAAAATTACCTCCATGAAACATTGATATGTTGACACAGAAGCAAGTTCAGGGTAAACAAAAAGGCAGCCACACTCCAAATAACTGCAGGTAAAGAATTTGACCTCTTACTCAGTTTGTATACACAAATTGAACATTCAGATTTCAGAAGTTACCTGAGGAAGTCCAAAACAAGCTCATCAAGGTCCTTAATGCCCATTCTTGACAAGAATAATCTAGTCTTTCTTCCCAGATATGCAAAAAGCCCCAGAGTGGCCAAACTATCTGCACCAACctgttataatattataattaagagCCATTATTCAAATTCCAGAGAAATACAATTTTAATTGACAATCTTACCACCTGTACCCAAATTTACTTAAACAGTTAGAAATTCTAAGTTTATATAAAAGTTACCTAATAACAGGACAACAGTATTTTGTTACACCAGATATGTGTTATTATAAAAGTCAGGATTTGAGTGAGAACAACTTATTGATGTGTCTAAAATCCATCTATTGACGATGACTTAAACTTTCTGTCAGGGGAAACTCCTGCTAAATATGTGCTAAAACTattactgttttttaaaaacttaaagatATTTGGCCATGCAGGAACTGACCCTCTTTCCTGTGCCTCTTATATCAATTTCTTTGCTGAGTGCCAATGAAAGTTTTTGCTGCGCCAACCCAATCCAGAGCTCTAGTTCTTCAGTTTTATTGCACGGGAAAACCTTTGCACCAAAATGGGACAAGAAATCAAGTTCAAATCCTGCCTCGGTTGCTAGTTTGTGTAATTTGTCCACTTCAACAATACTATGTGAAAGATCCATGAGCTCTATTAATACATCCTCTAGTGACAACTTGAATAATGGACAGCAAATTCTTTCACTGCCCAGTTTTCCAACAGCCGCACAGCAGCTTATTGCTACAATAATCCCTGCAACACCACTGAATATATATGTCTATAGGCTAAATCATAATTCAAGAACTAAAGGTAAATTGCAATGACATGAAGCAGAGGATTAAACGAACAAACCTTCCAGCATATTCTACAGACCACTGTTTCAGCAAGGGAGCAAAAAATCCTGCTATATGAGGCAATTCCACCACTTTAAACCACAGCACTAATTCTGGGTGCTTCATGTTCAATTGGTTTTCTATGTACTCCCCTAGCAAGTTTATCTTTGGGGTAAAGCTGAACCAAATGAAAAGATGATATTAGGACCATGAATATTTGAACCAGGGAAGAAATAGAAAAAGTATAATCAGCAGACACAGAATGCATCTCGGATGAGGTTTAAACTACCAGTTTGGCTTAATGCCAAACATCCAATAAATGGAATCAAATCTCTTATAGAGTTATACCAAGCTAAAACATAATGTACAAGCATCACTTTGGGTTTAAATAAACCCCTCCGTTGCCATAAGTTCTTTGGTTAAGGAATTGTAACTACCATGAACATATGTACTTGCACATAAGAATTACTTACATTTCTTTAACTGGAGATGGGTTGCGACGATCATGAGAAAGCAAAATCTCTACTTCAATTGCCGTTTTCAGCAAAGCATAAACAGCTACCTGAACAGCCATATTAGTCAACGATTCttgtttgaaattttatgttttctacATTCATAAAGAGGGTTCCACCgctaaacaattaaattatctcTGAGTGCTCAAATGCAGAACAACATATGAGCACAAATATGTGAATTAAATGACCATTTATGATTATAGAAACAATGATCTTAATCACAAACAGCAATGAATTAATCCAACTTTTTTCAGgttatataacaaaaataataataagaagaagaagaagaagcatgttGCTAATGCATTAGTTTGGTTTGTCTATACCTGATATGCCAAACGTTTATGCCATATATGGACATCCTTCCCATTCCAAGCCATTGCAAGTTCTGCACCACTTCCTGCCAGTTCAAGGGACTCAACTGCTTGGGAAAAGCTTGTTGCAGACTCATGCAGTACCCACACAAGACAATTTATTCGAGTTAACTCCATGTTTTTATCATCAGGTCTACTCACAACATCCTCATTCACGTCATTAATTTCTCCAGTAGAAGCAGAAGAAGACATAGAAGATAATACCTTCAAAGAAATGTACCGGGAAGTATAACGTGCAAACACAAATCCAAGTGAAATGCCATTCTtcgaaaagaaagaaaccccATGTTCCATCCCATTCAATTTTGAAAAGTTTGGAGCATCAGCCTTGATCCTTCTTTTGCTTTTTGATCCAGAAGACTTCCTGTGACCTCAAAAGGACAGCCAATCAATAATGAAATATTCTTCCCTCCAGTTCAGAGAAGCATTCAAATGGCAAATTTAACATAGACATATAATCCTCATTATTGAACAGATTGTTACATAAGTTCATAAAATTGTTGGATACCAATAATGAAACCCAACAAAACAAGTGTCTAGAAATCCTCAAGCTGgaggaattaaattgaatagaaTCTTTACTCTCTTCTATGTAACTTCAATACaactaattttgataaataGTTTTATATAGCCCGGGTGTTTTCACCTAGCCCCATCAACTGAACAGAGTCTGCAATCTATATTTATTCCTACATTCTTATTTTCAACAATCCAGACCCCATCTTGCAGAAGCCAATAAATATTGCTGGTGGAAAGTAAGTTGTTATCCACTCAGAGCCTTGCTAGGGGTCCAAACTACATCTATACTAAGCAGAAATGTCCCAGAAGGTAAGTTCAAACGTCAGGCTTGGTCATGAATGATTAAAAACTACACCTAATTTCTGCTCTCTTAGCTGTTTCCAGTATAGTCCAAGCATAAACAGTGTATTCTTGGGCAATCAAGAATTAATCTTTATGAAGCAGAAGAATATAATAAGAGCAAAAGAAGTTTAGATCTGTAGTTTACATAAGCACGACTCAATCCAGTTCCAAGACAATATATAGTAATGTAGCACAGACATACTCAAAAATGGAAAATGCACAAGAATCACTGCATAGATGCCTGCCATAACTACATCTTTAACTTCACCGCTATCCCCTTTACTACATGTATAATCATATCACTTGTAGGCAAGTCACAAGCGGGTAACAAAGACACATTAGAAATGCGTGGATACGCCTATGTATAGGTGCATGTAAGCATTAGATAGGAGGAACTTACGAGAAGTAGAATGAGTTGTTAAGTTGCAGAGACCAATGGCAAGCCATGGAAGGAggaggggggagagagagagagagaatagaaGACGTGGTGCATCgagtttttaactttttatacaAGGGGAGTGTCCTTAGCGATGCTTACGATGAAGAGAGAAAGTGAgtttttactttcatttttttatttttttgtagttaCAAGGTAGTAGGAGGATGTAGCTTAGGGTTTACCTCCCGCCAGCAGCTACACCTTTCAAGTTTTCTTGGACTATTGGGAAAAATAGTGGATTCATTTGACGAGCATCTTCGGTGTAATCATCCagaccaagttttttttttttggttgcacTGGCATTTTATATTTCTATCATCTGCACGGAATTGCATCATCTTTGAACCAAGACCAGTAAGTAATAGGTGGCTTCACCGTATTCTTTTTTCGATCGATCACATTGAGTCACAATTGACAGAATGTGAATCTACAATTGCAAACAGCACTGGAGAATAAACATGGGTTTTAGGGGAAGGAAGAACAAGCTCTTAAGAACTTGACCCTAAATCCCAATGATTTTGGATTAAGTGAATGTATCTGATAGAACCAACCGATacaatgcaaaacaaaataattctaATGTCCTGTTTTGATAATGCAGGATCAGCGAAAGCTGTTAACAAACTCTGAATGATCATCACAGCAGTTGGTTACAAAAATTTATGCATCCCTATCTAGGTCCTTGAAAGTGTTTGAATCGAACCCTGTAACGGTTGGATATCTTTGCTTCACTCGCTGTCTTTGATCATAATGAACCGTACATCAgtcaaatgaaaaggaaaatgaaaatgcCCATTGACTCAGTTTGAACCGCAAAAGCTTTTCCAACTTTGTGATACCCTCTTCATCCTTTAGATCCAGATCGTATAGCCACTAGTTCCAGATCAGTCATTAATTCTCTCGTTGGGTTTTTCACCTGAAGCATCTATCTCAGAAACCTTTCCAAACCCAAGCTCTGACATGTCTTGCTTAGCCATCAAGTTTCTGCAGGATAACAATGAAATGTTCTAGGTTATGTGAGACTTCTCCAGGTAAAAACAAACTTGAAAACAA
This genomic interval from Populus alba chromosome 1, ASM523922v2, whole genome shotgun sequence contains the following:
- the LOC118046190 gene encoding uncharacterized protein isoform X2 is translated as MEHGVSFFSKNGISLGFVFARYTSRYISLKVLSSMSSSASTGEINDVNEDVVSRPDDKNMELTRINCLVWVLHESATSFSQAVESLELAGSGAELAMAWNGKDVHIWHKRLAYQVAVYALLKTAIEVEILLSHDRRNPSPVKEIFTPKINLLGEYIENQLNMKHPELVLWFKVVELPHIAGFFAPLLKQWSVEYAGSGVAGIIVAISCCAAVGKLGSERICCPLFKLSLEDVLIELMDLSHSIVEVDKLHKLATEAGFELDFLSHFGAKVFPCNKTEELELWIGLAQQKLSLALSKEIDIRGTGKRVGADSLATLGLFAYLGRKTRLFLSRMGIKDLDELVLDFLSYLECGCLFVYPELASVSTYQCFMEVVSDEIGWLDFYAACSFLSNQERERSKQHTIQAEKEIILSTVFTVCYDVFSGFAHFSRSAQQPLDSELLAFLLRSQSLLTICLEDYWAVYDRSCEPPKIVEAGASDQMLPVGTKGNENLYVTLEAQQRPAELILKGCLTTKSLQSINLRKASCSAQREAITHVEASSTTATRPNLPHESLLRKYSVKLVSISSDLWMGTQLLVVDISCALKLLLKQFHGLKVTIRERKKLKRTLNDIITLIPVTILMLLPVSAVGHAAILAAIKKYMPFLIPSTYSTERLEVVKQLNRTKKMEVQSWINLEDPSSRIP
- the LOC118046190 gene encoding uncharacterized protein isoform X1, coding for MACHWSLQLNNSFYFSKSSGSKSKRRIKADAPNFSKLNGMEHGVSFFSKNGISLGFVFARYTSRYISLKVLSSMSSSASTGEINDVNEDVVSRPDDKNMELTRINCLVWVLHESATSFSQAVESLELAGSGAELAMAWNGKDVHIWHKRLAYQVAVYALLKTAIEVEILLSHDRRNPSPVKEIFTPKINLLGEYIENQLNMKHPELVLWFKVVELPHIAGFFAPLLKQWSVEYAGSGVAGIIVAISCCAAVGKLGSERICCPLFKLSLEDVLIELMDLSHSIVEVDKLHKLATEAGFELDFLSHFGAKVFPCNKTEELELWIGLAQQKLSLALSKEIDIRGTGKRVGADSLATLGLFAYLGRKTRLFLSRMGIKDLDELVLDFLSYLECGCLFVYPELASVSTYQCFMEVVSDEIGWLDFYAACSFLSNQERERSKQHTIQAEKEIILSTVFTVCYDVFSGFAHFSRSAQQPLDSELLAFLLRSQSLLTICLEDYWAVYDRSCEPPKIVEAGASDQMLPVGTKGNENLYVTLEAQQRPAELILKGCLTTKSLQSINLRKASCSAQREAITHVEASSTTATRPNLPHESLLRKYSVKLVSISSDLWMGTQLLVVDISCALKLLLKQFHGLKVTIRERKKLKRTLNDIITLIPVTILMLLPVSAVGHAAILAAIKKYMPFLIPSTYSTERLEVVKQLNRTKKMEVQSWINLEDPSSRIP
- the LOC118046190 gene encoding uncharacterized protein isoform X3; translation: MACHWSLQLNNSFYFSKSSGSKSKRRIKADAPNFSKLNGMEHGVSFFSKNGISLGFVFARYTSRYISLKVLSSMSSSASTGEINDVNEDVVSRPDDKNMELTRINCLVWVLHESATSFSQAVESLELAGSGAELAMAWNGKDVHIWHKRLAYQVAVYALLKTAIEVEILLSHDRRNPSPVKEIFTPKINLLGEYIENQLNMKHPELVLWFKVVELPHIAGFFAPLLKQWSVEYAGSGVAGIIVAISCCAAVGKLGSERICCPLFKLSLEDVLIELMDLSHSIVEVDKLHKLATEAGFELDFLSHFGAKVFPCNKTEELELWIGLAQQKLSLALSKEIDIRGTGKRIVWPLWGFLHIWEERLDYSCQEWALRTLMSLFWTSSVIWSVAAFLFTLNLLLCQHINVSWSRSAQQPLDSELLAFLLRSQSLLTICLEDYWAVYDRSCEPPKIVEAGASDQMLPVGTKGNENLYVTLEAQQRPAELILKGCLTTKSLQSINLRKASCSAQREAITHVEASSTTATRPNLPHESLLRKYSVKLVSISSDLWMGTQLLVVDISCALKLLLKQFHGLKVTIRERKKLKRTLNDIITLIPVTILMLLPVSAVGHAAILAAIKKYMPFLIPSTYSTERLEVVKQLNRTKKMEVQSWINLEDPSSRIP
- the LOC118046190 gene encoding uncharacterized protein isoform X4 is translated as MACHWSLQLNNSFYFSKSSGSKSKRRIKADAPNFSKLNGMEHGVSFFSKNGISLGFVFARYTSRYISLKVLSSMSSSASTGEINDVNEDVVSRPDDKNMELTRINCLVWVLHESATSFSQAVESLELAGSGAELAMAWNGKDVHIWHKRLAYQVAVYALLKTAIEVEILLSHDRRNPSPVKEIFTPKINLLGEYIENQLNMKHPELVLWFKVVELPHIAGFFAPLLKQWSVEYAGSGVAGIIVAISCCAAVGKLGSERICCPLFKLSLEDVLIELMDLSHSIVEVDKLHKLATEAGFELDFLSHFGAKVFPCNKTEELELWIGLAQQKLSLALSKEIDIRGTGKRIVWPLWGFLHIWEERLDYSCQEWALRTLMSLFWTSSVIWSVAAFLFTLNLLLCQHINVSWSQSLLTICLEDYWAVYDRSCEPPKIVEAGASDQMLPVGTKGNENLYVTLEAQQRPAELILKGCLTTKSLQSINLRKASCSAQREAITHVEASSTTATRPNLPHESLLRKYSVKLVSISSDLWMGTQLLVVDISCALKLLLKQFHGLKVTIRERKKLKRTLNDIITLIPVTILMLLPVSAVGHAAILAAIKKYMPFLIPSTYSTERLEVVKQLNRTKKMEVQSWINLEDPSSRIP
- the LOC118046190 gene encoding uncharacterized protein isoform X5 translates to MACHWSLQLNNSFYFSKSSGSKSKRRIKADAPNFSKLNGMEHGVSFFSKNGISLGFVFARYTSRYISLKVLSSMSSSASTGEINDVNEDVVSRPDDKNMELTRINCLVWVLHESATSFSQAVESLELAGSGAELAMAWNGKDVHIWHKRLAYQVAVYALLKTAIEVEILLSHDRRNPSPVKEIFTPKINLLGEYIENQLNMKHPELVLWFKVVELPHIAGFFAPLLKQWSVEYAGSGVAGIIVAISCCAAVGKLGSERICCPLFKLSLEDVLIELMDLSHSIVEVDKLHKLATEAGFELDFLSHFGAKVFPCNKTEELELWIGLAQQKLSLALSKEIDIRGTGKRVGADSLATLGLFAYLGRKTRLFLSRMGIKDLDELVLDFLSQSLLTICLEDYWAVYDRSCEPPKIVEAGASDQMLPVGTKGNENLYVTLEAQQRPAELILKGCLTTKSLQSINLRKASCSAQREAITHVEASSTTATRPNLPHESLLRKYSVKLVSISSDLWMGTQLLVVDISCALKLLLKQFHGLKVTIRERKKLKRTLNDIITLIPVTILMLLPVSAVGHAAILAAIKKYMPFLIPSTYSTERLEVVKQLNRTKKMEVQSWINLEDPSSRIP